The following is a genomic window from Actinomycetota bacterium.
ATCTTGGTCTCTGGCCAAAGGCCTGCCGACCGATTATCTGGGCATATATGCCCACGACAAACTCATCATGAAATGGAATGCGGAATGGGATCGCGGCAATGCCGAGGGTTGGTCAAATCCGCCTTACAATGCTTGGGAAGATAATGAATGGAACGGGATGAAACCCGGTGGATCGGGCGCAGTCTGGCACTACAAGATCATCTGGGTCGGTTCGGAGATGGAGGCCGGTCCGTACTGGCGCGAGGGCGGCTATCCTATTTGGGGCCAGTTCGAAGTGATAATGGATCAGGGGATAGACCCTTCTTACGGACCAGGTCATATGTGGTTCGCAAAAGCGATTCCCTGCGGGTACGACGCCAAGTGATCTCAGATACTTGAGATGTGTCAAAAGGACCGTCTTAATAAAGCGGTCCTTTTGCATTTTTAACGGCCGGAGCCGGGGGTTGGACTGATAGTGTTACGGCTAAACCGGGCAAGACGCTGGATTTAGGCGACGTCATGCTTCATCCCACACTACCGTTCCCGTAGGTTTCTGCCTAAACTACGTTAGATTCGCATTTATTGAATATATTGATACCATAGGGTCATGATACAAATTCAGACGACAGTCGCCACCAAAGAAGAGGGCGAGAAGATCGCCGATGCGCTTGTGCAAGCAAAACTGGCCGCTTGCGTCCAAATTATCGGGCCGATAACCAGCATGTACAGCTGGAGAAACAAGGTCGAAACCGCCCAGGAATGGCTAATACTAATAAAAACCCGTACCGACCTTTACGACCGAGTCGAGAAAGAGATTCTGGCTTTTCATTCTTACGAGACTCCAGAAATCATAGCCATACCCATCGAGCGGTCATCGGCGGAGTATCTTGGCTGGCTAAACGAAGAGACCATAGGAGACTAAATGCCCAAAAGGGAGATGAGCTAAAAGATGAAAAAGAATCTAGGTGCTATCCACAGTCTGTATCCGATGCCGATAGCGATCGTCGGGTCAATGGTGGAGGGGAAGCCGAACTACATGACCATAGCCCACGTCGGAATCATCAACCAAGAGGCGAAGCGGCTGGTAACACTAAGCGCCACCAAGGTTCACCAAACCAATAAGGGCATCAAGGAGAATATGACCTTCAGCCTAAATATGCCTACGGAGAGCATGGTTGTCGAGACCGACTATATCGGCATCTATACGGGAAAGAAAACAGACAAGTCTGTTGTTTTTGAGGCTTTCTACGGTGAGCTCAAAACCGCCCCCATGATTTCCCGGTGTCCCGTTAACATGGAATGTAAAGTGCTGGACGTTCTGGACTATTCTTCACACGATGTTTTCATAGGAGAGGTCATGGCCACGTACGCCAACGAGCAGGTGTTAACGGATTGCGTAATCGATCTGGCAAAAGTAAAACCGATACTCTTTGACATGAACCAGAGAAAATACTGGAAACTCGGCGATCAGTTGGCCAATGCTTGGGAAATCGGCAAGGAATATAAAGCGGAGGCAACCGAGGTCTAAGGTTTCTTGACCATAACGAGCAGCATCTTGAACCGAGTGAGCGCGCTCAAGGCATGAGGCGTACGCAAAGGCTGTAAAACTAGACTAACCCCTAGTTTCTTTAAAGGTTAACCGGGTTTATTATCAAATCGCGATGTACTTAAGTAATGAAAGGAGAGTGGGTCGTGATGGTCAACAAGAGTGACGTCTACAAGGTTGGTGGCGGACTGCTTTTGGGAGCGGCAATCGGCAGTGCTGTCGGCGTATTGTTTGCCCCTAAGGCAGGCAAAGAGACAAGGGAAGACATTAAGACTAAAGCAAATGAAGCCCAGGAAAAAACACAAGAGCTGATTGAGCAGACAAAAGAACGCGCTGAACAGATGTATGAAAAAGGCCGTAATGTTGTCACCGAAAAACGGGATTGGGCTTTGGAGGCATTCAACTCAGGCAAAGAAGCCCTGATCGGACCTGGGAGCTCGTCTGAACAAGAAAACAAGGACAAGAGCGCTCGCGCGGCAGCCAAACCGAAGGCGACAAAAACTCACGCCGCAGCCAGCTAATTAATGGTTTGCCTTAACCAATATCTTCTGGCTTATGTGGTTCAGTACCGCGGCTTAGAACCGCGGTTCGCTTTATTTTATTAGCCATACCGCGAAGAGGAAGTAAATCAATACGCTGATCAAGTCCTGAAGCGCGGTCGCCAACGGACCGCTGCCTAACGCGGGATCCTTGCCAAGTGTTTTCAACGTCATCGGTATAAGAGCAGCCAAAAAGGAGGCTATAGTGCTGGCGGCACACAGCGACAGGCCGACAACCAGGCCGATATCAAAAGACCCGCTGATAAAAATCGCTCCAACGCCGCCCATTGTCCCGAGAATGAGCCCCAGAACAAAGCCGACGATGAGCTCCCGCATTATGTAGCTTGCGTATTTAATTTTCAAAGTCGCTAGCGCACGGACAGTGATTGCTTCGGATTGCGTTCCGACGGAATCCGCAATATAAGCGACTACGGGGACAAAATAAGCAAGGGCCACCGATTCCTGAAGCGTTTTCTCGAAGAGACTTGAGATCAACCCCAAGCCCAGACCGGCAACCGCTCCAAAGATAAGCCAGGGCGCTCGCGCCCTGATGACCCTGCTATACCGTGCGGTCGCCAGTTTAATAATATCCGAGCCGCGTCCCCTTATCCCGGAACCCAGCAAGGCGTCTTCTAAGTGCTCTTGGTGCATAACGTCGATTATCTTGGCCGCCACGACCGCGCCCACAAATGTGCCGTCCCCGTTTACGACCGGCACAGCGGTTATATCGTACTTAACAGCCTTCAAGACAGCATTCTCCTGGTCGGCGTGCGGATGCAAGGTAACGGCGGGAGGTTTCATTAAACTGCTGATCGTCATATCCAACTTAGTTTTTGACAAGCCCGCTAAGTCGACAACGCCAACGAGCTTATTTCTGTCATCCACCGCATAGGCGTAATGAATGTCGTCCCACGCGCCCTCGTTGATAGCTTCCAGGACATCCTTCAGCTTGTGGCTCGGGGTAACGGCCAGCACGTTTTCTGACAGAATAGCGCCGACGCTTTCGGCCGGATATGTGGGGGTTTTAGTCTTCATCATGTCCCCGTCATTCTCTCAAACAACGAGCACATAATAAAGACCGCTGTCAGCTTTAAATGAAATTCAATGAGCCGTGGATCAGACTAAAACGGAAACCGGTCGGGGTCGGCCTGTCTTTAAAGACGTAGCCCAGATGGGCGCCGCAGCGTGTGCATTCCACCGCGGTGCGATCTATGCCGAAGATTTCATGTCAGATGCGCAGGCTCAGGTGATTGCGTTTTGCCCCGATTGTGACAAGCCAAACAACCACGATCAAGGCGGCGGATAGGGCTAGTCCGTAAAATAGCGGTAGGCGCTCATTGTAGTGGTAATACCAGATAAAGTAGGCTGCTATCACATATTGGAGAATCCAAGCTGTCAGCGCGGCGCCGCCGAATTCCACTAGCGGTTTCATATTGTCAATAATCAAACGGACTCGTTTTGTCTCGATCAAGTAGTACAGCAGCATAAAGTAAATCGCTGAACACCCAGCCGCAATCAGAGCATAGCTGGACGTGACTAAGTATTTTCGCGGCGGATATATCATGCCGACGACGGAACCGACGACAATCAATATTCCGCCCATCTGATACAGATATTTTTCATACTCAAAAGTGTTCTTGACTAAACGGTCGCCGGCAATCATACCGAAAACAGTGATTGAAGACCATGTGAGAATGGACGCCGGACTGCCATGCGCGTAGGACCTGATGTAGACCAAGAATGACGGAGAGTAGAGTAACAGATATAAATGCGCCGCTAGCATCGCCGCGACGACGGGTATCTGCAGTTTCGTTTTAAGAAGCATTAATAGATATGCTATCAGATAGGCTGCTCCCAATGATTCCAAAATTCCCCAAGTCGGGTGAAAGCCTATCGTTCCGCCAAACAATGGCGCCCTTAGGTCGTCTATAATCAAGCCCGCGATTATAAGGATGAAGGCCCGCTTTATCACTCGGAGGAATATCTGTTTCTCGGTGGCGCCGTGGTCACGGCGTCTGCTGACAGCGACGGCTAAAGACACGCCCATTATAAACAGGAAGAAAGGTGCGACCAAGTCGCCAAACAGGAGCATATCTGTTCGTCCGTGGACGAAGATCAGCGGCGGATTCTTGGTGAAGAAGGGGACATAGTCATAGACGAGCATCAAGATTATGGCCAGTCCCCGAAAATAGTCCAGGGACCCCAATCGTGTGCCGGGCGCTAACGCGACAGTCTCTTTCATATGGATAGCTTACACAAGTCCGTCTTCTGATATAAGTGGGGTAAAACCTGGTTTTGGATGACGCTTATTGTTGGTTTTGCTATGCTGAAGTCATCCGGCCACATACGGGAAGGAATATGGGCGCTAGCTGTTATATAGGAACAAGCGGTTTTTCTTACGACCATTGGAGCGGACCTTATTACCCTTCTGAGATTCGCCAGAACGAAAGACTTGCTTTCTATGCCCGCGACTTTACAACTGTCGAGATAAACGCGACCTTCTACCGGCTGCAAAGCGCGCAATCCTATAAACGTTGGAAAGGGGACACCCCGCTAAGT
Proteins encoded in this region:
- a CDS encoding YtxH domain-containing protein, which translates into the protein MKGEWVVMVNKSDVYKVGGGLLLGAAIGSAVGVLFAPKAGKETREDIKTKANEAQEKTQELIEQTKERAEQMYEKGRNVVTEKRDWALEAFNSGKEALIGPGSSSEQENKDKSARAAAKPKATKTHAAAS
- a CDS encoding magnesium transporter; protein product: MMKTKTPTYPAESVGAILSENVLAVTPSHKLKDVLEAINEGAWDDIHYAYAVDDRNKLVGVVDLAGLSKTKLDMTISSLMKPPAVTLHPHADQENAVLKAVKYDITAVPVVNGDGTFVGAVVAAKIIDVMHQEHLEDALLGSGIRGRGSDIIKLATARYSRVIRARAPWLIFGAVAGLGLGLISSLFEKTLQESVALAYFVPVVAYIADSVGTQSEAITVRALATLKIKYASYIMRELIVGFVLGLILGTMGGVGAIFISGSFDIGLVVGLSLCAASTIASFLAALIPMTLKTLGKDPALGSGPLATALQDLISVLIYFLFAVWLIK
- the cutA gene encoding divalent-cation tolerance protein CutA; its protein translation is MIQIQTTVATKEEGEKIADALVQAKLAACVQIIGPITSMYSWRNKVETAQEWLILIKTRTDLYDRVEKEILAFHSYETPEIIAIPIERSSAEYLGWLNEETIGD
- a CDS encoding flavin reductase family protein → MKKNLGAIHSLYPMPIAIVGSMVEGKPNYMTIAHVGIINQEAKRLVTLSATKVHQTNKGIKENMTFSLNMPTESMVVETDYIGIYTGKKTDKSVVFEAFYGELKTAPMISRCPVNMECKVLDVLDYSSHDVFIGEVMATYANEQVLTDCVIDLAKVKPILFDMNQRKYWKLGDQLANAWEIGKEYKAEATEV
- a CDS encoding heparan-alpha-glucosaminide N-acetyltransferase domain-containing protein, translating into MKETVALAPGTRLGSLDYFRGLAIILMLVYDYVPFFTKNPPLIFVHGRTDMLLFGDLVAPFFLFIMGVSLAVAVSRRRDHGATEKQIFLRVIKRAFILIIAGLIIDDLRAPLFGGTIGFHPTWGILESLGAAYLIAYLLMLLKTKLQIPVVAAMLAAHLYLLLYSPSFLVYIRSYAHGSPASILTWSSITVFGMIAGDRLVKNTFEYEKYLYQMGGILIVVGSVVGMIYPPRKYLVTSSYALIAAGCSAIYFMLLYYLIETKRVRLIIDNMKPLVEFGGAALTAWILQYVIAAYFIWYYHYNERLPLFYGLALSAALIVVVWLVTIGAKRNHLSLRI